The following coding sequences lie in one Mesorhizobium sp. NZP2298 genomic window:
- a CDS encoding sugar-binding transcriptional regulator: MARRRQIDEGRAGAEATEQVVSESRTDRLRIRAAWMYFVEQMTQNEIADVLGVGRVTIVRMLAEARSRNEVKITIESELSEIVRLERALERTFGLQQALVAPLTAPNADPIPAISAKTGIFLSDTMKSGMRVGVGWGRTLFSSLPFISAKSLSDFKVISLLGGVGVARRYNPAEFAWRFAQVFQGDGYLIPTPAVVDSVETKIALVERCGLQEIFEMADTLDAVLLSIGGIASATTFYRGGFLKEAEREALVSRGAVGDLLFHFFDRNGDLVDHPINSLVMSVDVDRLRKAPIRILTSGGEEKIEALLGAMNLIAPTILITDEETAKRMLEAVSAG; this comes from the coding sequence TTGGCCAGGCGACGACAAATCGACGAAGGTCGGGCGGGAGCCGAAGCGACCGAACAGGTCGTCAGCGAAAGCCGGACGGATCGTCTGAGGATTCGGGCGGCCTGGATGTATTTCGTCGAGCAGATGACGCAGAACGAGATCGCCGACGTGCTTGGCGTCGGCCGCGTCACCATCGTGCGCATGCTGGCGGAGGCGCGTTCGCGAAACGAGGTCAAGATCACCATCGAGAGCGAATTGTCGGAGATCGTGCGGCTGGAGCGCGCGCTCGAGCGGACGTTCGGCCTGCAGCAGGCGCTGGTGGCGCCGCTCACCGCGCCCAATGCCGACCCGATCCCCGCGATCAGCGCCAAGACCGGGATCTTCCTGTCCGATACGATGAAATCCGGCATGCGCGTCGGCGTCGGCTGGGGCAGGACGTTGTTCTCGAGCCTGCCGTTCATCAGCGCCAAGTCGCTCTCGGACTTCAAGGTCATCTCGCTGCTGGGCGGCGTTGGCGTCGCGCGTCGCTACAATCCGGCGGAGTTCGCCTGGCGGTTCGCCCAGGTCTTCCAGGGTGACGGCTATCTCATTCCGACACCGGCCGTTGTCGACAGCGTCGAGACCAAGATAGCGCTGGTGGAGCGCTGCGGCCTGCAGGAAATCTTCGAAATGGCCGACACGCTTGATGCCGTGCTGCTGTCGATCGGCGGCATCGCCTCGGCGACGACCTTCTATCGGGGCGGCTTCCTCAAGGAGGCGGAGCGTGAGGCGCTGGTGTCGCGCGGCGCGGTCGGCGACCTTCTGTTCCATTTCTTCGACCGCAATGGCGATCTGGTCGACCATCCGATCAACAGCCTGGTGATGTCGGTGGATGTCGACCGCCTGCGCAAGGCGCCGATCCGTATCCTGACCTCCGGCGGCGAGGAGAAGATCGAGGCTCTGCTCGGCGCCATGAACCTGATCGCGCCGACGATCCTGATCACCGACGAGGAGACCGCAAAACGCATGCTCGAGGCGGTCAGCGCAGGCTGA
- the srlE gene encoding PTS glucitol/sorbitol transporter subunit IIB: protein MAKTYKAVKISRGSTGWGGPLVIEPTAQRDKVVSVTGGGIHPVAQLIADMTGATAVDGFKAPPVEGEMAVVVVDCGGTARCGVYPRKRIPTVNLTPVGQAGPLAQFITEDIYVSGVKPANVTMADGSEAVTTAGGAASMSSGNNTAAAAPQPLPSEGGLIGLISSIGRVMGRVVGIFFNAGRRTIDQVVRNVLPFMAFVTMLIGLILYTGIGDVLAQPMGPLANNIVGLLIISAICGLPFLSPILGPGAVIAQVIGVAIIGPQIANGTISPAMALPALFAYNTQVGCDFVPVGLALGEAKPKTIEIGVPAVLISRQIMGPVSVLIAWVVSLIVF from the coding sequence ATGGCCAAGACATACAAAGCCGTAAAGATCTCCCGGGGCTCCACCGGCTGGGGCGGCCCGCTCGTCATCGAGCCGACCGCGCAGCGCGACAAGGTCGTCTCCGTCACCGGCGGCGGCATCCATCCCGTAGCCCAGCTTATCGCCGACATGACCGGTGCCACGGCCGTCGACGGCTTCAAGGCGCCGCCGGTCGAAGGCGAGATGGCTGTTGTCGTCGTCGATTGCGGCGGCACCGCACGCTGCGGCGTCTATCCGCGCAAGCGCATCCCGACCGTCAATCTAACGCCGGTCGGTCAGGCTGGGCCGCTCGCCCAGTTCATCACGGAGGACATCTACGTTTCGGGCGTGAAACCGGCCAACGTCACAATGGCGGACGGATCCGAGGCGGTCACCACCGCGGGGGGAGCAGCATCGATGAGTTCAGGCAATAACACTGCAGCCGCGGCGCCACAGCCGCTGCCGAGCGAAGGCGGGCTGATCGGCCTGATCAGCTCGATCGGCCGCGTCATGGGCCGGGTGGTCGGCATTTTCTTCAATGCCGGCCGCCGTACCATCGACCAGGTGGTGCGCAACGTGCTGCCGTTCATGGCCTTCGTGACCATGCTTATCGGCCTGATCCTCTACACCGGCATTGGCGATGTGCTCGCCCAGCCGATGGGTCCGCTGGCCAACAACATCGTCGGCCTGCTGATCATCTCGGCCATTTGCGGCCTGCCGTTCCTGTCGCCCATCCTGGGGCCGGGCGCGGTCATCGCGCAGGTCATCGGCGTAGCCATCATCGGCCCGCAGATCGCCAACGGCACGATTTCGCCGGCGATGGCCCTGCCGGCGTTGTTTGCCTACAACACCCAGGTCGGCTGCGACTTCGTGCCTGTCGGCCTGGCGCTTGGTGAAGCCAAGCCGAAAACCATCGAAATCGGTGTGCCGGCGGTGCTCATCAGCCGCCAGATCATGGGTCCGGTCTCGGTGTTGATCGCCTGGGTCGTCTCACTGATCGTGTTTTAA
- a CDS encoding PTS glucitol/sorbitol transporter subunit IIA: MTVLLRTRVTSIGPEVADLAEGGVLILFADGSPPELAEVSVLHKTEQGPSDGAPPKGASITVGSVSAVITAVGSSAWSKVLEMGHVVISFNGATEAERPGEICASQVDTQALVAALETGAIITIAA, encoded by the coding sequence ATGACGGTTCTGTTGAGAACACGGGTCACTTCCATCGGACCCGAAGTGGCGGATCTTGCCGAAGGGGGCGTGCTCATCCTGTTCGCGGATGGCTCGCCGCCGGAGCTTGCCGAAGTCTCCGTCCTGCACAAGACGGAGCAGGGACCAAGTGACGGAGCGCCCCCCAAGGGCGCTTCGATCACCGTCGGTTCGGTTTCAGCCGTCATAACGGCGGTAGGCTCCAGCGCATGGAGCAAGGTGCTCGAGATGGGCCATGTCGTCATCTCGTTCAACGGCGCCACCGAGGCCGAGAGGCCGGGCGAGATCTGCGCATCGCAGGTCGATACCCAAGCGCTCGTGGCCGCCCTGGAGACAGGCGCGATCATCACCATCGCCGCCTGA
- a CDS encoding transcriptional regulator GutM produces MAIWQWGLLLLVIVWALQSLGVWLQMRHYSDVFRGVTDQYKDGFVGAGNFRGRLAKGTIALVVVTPDLIVRRMMVMSGRSVFTKFKRHEEFEGVPLDRLRSNPAIMGEGEPGVAEAVKRAIEQIDKARSEPGKKPGLAGLNVARA; encoded by the coding sequence ATGGCGATTTGGCAGTGGGGACTGCTTCTGCTGGTTATTGTCTGGGCGCTGCAGTCGCTCGGCGTCTGGCTGCAGATGCGGCACTATTCGGATGTCTTCCGGGGCGTCACCGACCAGTACAAGGATGGCTTCGTCGGAGCCGGCAATTTTCGCGGCCGGTTGGCCAAGGGCACCATCGCGCTTGTCGTGGTGACGCCCGACCTGATCGTGCGCCGCATGATGGTGATGAGCGGCCGTTCCGTTTTCACCAAGTTCAAAAGACATGAAGAATTCGAGGGAGTTCCCCTCGATCGACTCCGGTCCAACCCTGCGATCATGGGGGAGGGGGAACCCGGTGTGGCCGAGGCCGTGAAGCGGGCGATCGAACAGATCGACAAAGCACGGTCGGAGCCGGGGAAGAAGCCGGGCCTGGCCGGCTTGAATGTAGCAAGGGCATAG
- a CDS encoding TIGR01459 family HAD-type hydrolase, with translation MSAKTIERLDGIGPLAGLYQVFLLDQFGVLHDGRAPYPGAVEALSALKSAGKTVVLISNSGKRARPNEDRLLKLGFAAGSWDHFVSSGEVAWRSFNDMAASGRLRPGTKCLLISRDDDRTAVEGLPFVLTQAGEDAELVLISASEGDRHDLDHYRRLLAPAAARQVPCFCTNPDKIMLTAAGPRFGAGEIADLYEDLGGSVTRIGKPYPAIFDAALALAGEPDRASVVCVGDSVEHDIAGGNGSGIATALVLSGILADTPDLAAVFDEQQAWPDYITGSFSLR, from the coding sequence ATGAGCGCGAAAACAATCGAACGACTCGACGGTATCGGACCGCTGGCTGGCCTCTACCAGGTTTTCCTGCTCGACCAGTTCGGCGTGCTGCATGACGGCCGGGCCCCTTATCCGGGCGCGGTAGAGGCATTGTCGGCGCTAAAGAGCGCCGGCAAGACGGTGGTGCTGATTTCCAACTCCGGCAAGCGCGCTAGGCCCAATGAGGATCGCCTGCTGAAGCTCGGCTTCGCCGCCGGAAGCTGGGACCATTTTGTCTCCTCCGGCGAGGTGGCGTGGCGCTCCTTCAATGACATGGCGGCATCGGGAAGGCTGCGCCCGGGGACAAAGTGCCTGCTGATCAGCCGCGACGACGACCGCACCGCGGTCGAAGGCTTGCCCTTTGTGCTGACGCAGGCCGGCGAGGACGCCGAATTGGTACTGATCTCGGCCAGCGAGGGCGACCGCCATGACCTCGATCATTATCGCCGGCTGCTTGCCCCGGCGGCGGCACGTCAGGTGCCGTGCTTCTGCACCAATCCCGACAAGATCATGCTGACGGCGGCAGGCCCCCGTTTCGGCGCGGGCGAGATCGCCGATCTCTACGAAGACCTCGGCGGCAGCGTCACCCGCATCGGCAAGCCCTATCCGGCGATTTTCGACGCGGCCCTGGCACTGGCCGGCGAGCCCGATCGCGCCAGCGTGGTCTGCGTTGGCGACAGCGTCGAGCATGACATTGCGGGCGGAAACGGTTCCGGCATCGCCACGGCACTGGTTCTCAGCGGGATATTGGCGGACACACCGGATCTTGCCGCCGTTTTCGACGAGCAGCAGGCCTGGCCCGATTACATTACCGGGTCCTTCAGCCTGCGCTGA
- a CDS encoding DUF930 domain-containing protein, producing MKDEARERRRNVLWGIPASLILHVLVAAILIYGLPIPPQKPQEEQPVNVALVPPPDQPKPKPTPVSPPKPPEPKFEKPPEPKVEQPPEQRVEKPPPPEKQAQKPPPVEVLKPVFQFGDKDNGPRKSLDGASAQDSSLAPAKDDASKPPVEPPAENQPVKPADSEQQADPTKAEEKSAIATTDAKPTQDAEKQAAIDAAKQQGTAPAPLAADGEIELPPSAEAPKSKPASAPKPSTSKASKSASRNGSGLPSVRRLYSQGATSDALATTSMGGVPRNERASLLCASELQQQLVEGSYFPIQWPKVPLKGGNIIYAPDVAFSTTTTWYHLSFRCEVDTDATRVLSFDFRVGAELPRSEWPRPL from the coding sequence ATGAAGGACGAGGCACGAGAACGGCGTCGAAATGTGCTGTGGGGCATCCCCGCATCGCTGATCCTGCACGTGCTTGTCGCGGCAATCCTGATATATGGCCTGCCAATTCCTCCGCAAAAGCCGCAGGAGGAGCAGCCAGTCAATGTGGCGCTCGTGCCTCCGCCCGATCAGCCGAAACCGAAACCTACTCCCGTATCGCCCCCTAAGCCACCGGAACCGAAGTTTGAAAAACCACCGGAGCCTAAGGTAGAACAACCGCCCGAGCAGAGAGTTGAAAAGCCACCTCCGCCCGAAAAGCAGGCACAGAAGCCCCCGCCGGTAGAGGTCCTGAAGCCCGTTTTTCAGTTCGGCGACAAGGATAACGGCCCGAGGAAATCCTTGGATGGGGCCAGCGCTCAGGACAGTTCGCTGGCGCCGGCCAAGGATGACGCTTCGAAGCCACCGGTCGAGCCGCCGGCAGAAAACCAGCCTGTCAAGCCGGCAGACTCCGAGCAGCAGGCAGATCCAACCAAGGCTGAGGAGAAGTCGGCAATCGCGACGACGGACGCCAAGCCGACACAGGATGCGGAGAAACAGGCGGCGATCGACGCCGCCAAGCAACAGGGCACGGCACCAGCGCCTTTGGCTGCCGACGGCGAGATCGAGCTTCCCCCATCAGCCGAAGCGCCGAAGTCCAAACCTGCAAGTGCGCCGAAGCCCAGCACTTCTAAGGCCTCGAAGTCTGCATCGCGGAACGGTTCGGGCCTTCCAAGTGTTCGCAGGCTCTATTCGCAGGGCGCAACCAGCGATGCGCTGGCCACCACCTCGATGGGCGGCGTGCCTCGCAATGAGCGTGCTTCCCTACTTTGCGCCAGCGAGTTGCAACAGCAACTGGTGGAAGGTTCCTATTTTCCTATTCAGTGGCCGAAAGTTCCGCTGAAGGGGGGCAATATAATTTACGCTCCGGATGTCGCCTTCAGTACGACAACCACATGGTACCATCTGAGCTTCCGGTGCGAGGTCGACACCGATGCGACGAGGGTCTTGTCGTTCGACTTCCGTGTCGGCGCTGAGCTTCCACGCAGCGAATGGCCGCGGCCTCTCTAG
- a CDS encoding HAD family hydrolase translates to MARPRPIIFDCDGVLVDSEPLAARAYERVYEKHGMPGVHGGIIAQCVGMKQSDIIVRIRELTGHQFPASADGDIWAETKVLFTEELKPTPGIAAFLETLEGDRCVASSSSVERINHSLAVTGLAHFFGDEIYSSSMVKNGKPAPDIFLFAAARLGANPADCIVVEDSPFGIQGAVAAGMTAIGYTGGGHTYAEHAARLTAAGADFVCADWHEISRQLAGLRVPA, encoded by the coding sequence GTGGCGCGACCAAGGCCTATCATTTTCGATTGCGACGGCGTGCTCGTCGACAGCGAGCCGCTGGCAGCCAGGGCCTATGAACGCGTCTATGAAAAGCACGGCATGCCAGGCGTCCATGGCGGCATCATCGCCCAGTGCGTCGGCATGAAGCAGTCCGACATCATCGTGCGGATCAGGGAATTGACCGGCCACCAGTTTCCGGCTTCGGCCGACGGCGACATCTGGGCCGAGACCAAGGTCCTGTTCACCGAGGAATTGAAGCCGACCCCTGGCATAGCCGCGTTTCTGGAAACGCTCGAGGGCGACCGCTGCGTTGCCTCGTCATCCTCGGTCGAGCGGATAAACCACAGCCTTGCCGTCACCGGGCTGGCGCATTTCTTCGGCGATGAGATCTACAGCTCCTCGATGGTCAAGAACGGCAAGCCGGCGCCGGACATCTTCCTGTTCGCCGCCGCCAGGTTGGGCGCCAATCCGGCCGACTGCATCGTCGTCGAGGATTCGCCCTTCGGCATCCAGGGCGCGGTTGCCGCCGGCATGACGGCGATCGGCTACACCGGCGGCGGCCACACCTATGCCGAGCATGCCGCGCGGCTGACCGCGGCCGGCGCCGATTTCGTCTGCGCCGACTGGCATGAAATTAGCCGGCAATTGGCCGGGCTTCGCGTGCCGGCCTAG
- the ptsP gene encoding phosphoenolpyruvate--protein phosphotransferase — protein MERSTIVRVHEGLHARPATRFVKLAKGFESDVELVKDGKAVSAKSSVKLMLLAVKENQEVTVRANGADAIEAIEALIGYLENPKAGLDDEAGPQSPANDAGPEAAPAPAESALAASGEANGLRGVAASEGVAIGPAFAHFPPDITGQGRTLRAEEIAGEIDRFRAAVAAVQARMDRALAQDSLSAGDRGIVAALRDIAADDSLTGEAEKAIKGGNDAVSAVITAASAIAADFSAVDDHYLNARADDVHAVGRQICLVLLGQDDVSLENIPQGAILIADDIGAWDLARAPLKRIGGVICGHGGATSHIAIIARSHGIPAVLGLGDQINALRTAHDVALDGNTGHVIIDPDEATRADFAGRVKAAASELAGLTAFKTVTPKRADGRVIEVAANIGSLEEIEAAQEAGAMGVGLFRTELLFMRHMHLPSEDMQAETYAALAKAFEPYPVIVRTLDIGGDKPIAGIEFPDEENPFLGWRGIRMCLDRPDIFKRQLRALLRAAVHGNIKVMLPMVSDISEVTRTRALVDECAAELKAEGVPHATFDLGVMIETPAAVLIAPALAKEVAFFSIGTNDLTQYIMAADRLNPTVAKLNDVTNPAVMSAIELTAKAGVAAGIMVGMCGEAAGRPDLIPAFVKMGLTELSMSPASIQRAKKTITAMIAGE, from the coding sequence ATGGAACGCTCGACCATCGTCAGAGTGCATGAAGGTTTGCACGCCCGTCCCGCCACGCGGTTCGTCAAACTCGCGAAGGGTTTCGAATCCGATGTCGAACTGGTCAAGGACGGCAAGGCGGTCAGCGCCAAGAGCTCGGTCAAGCTGATGCTGCTGGCGGTCAAGGAAAACCAGGAAGTCACCGTTCGGGCGAACGGCGCGGATGCCATCGAGGCCATCGAAGCGCTGATCGGCTATCTCGAAAACCCCAAGGCTGGTCTCGACGATGAAGCGGGGCCGCAGAGCCCGGCCAATGATGCCGGGCCGGAAGCGGCACCCGCGCCGGCCGAATCTGCGCTCGCTGCCTCCGGCGAAGCAAATGGCTTGCGCGGTGTCGCGGCAAGCGAGGGTGTCGCGATCGGGCCGGCTTTCGCGCATTTCCCGCCTGATATCACAGGGCAAGGTCGCACGCTGCGGGCTGAAGAGATCGCCGGCGAGATTGACAGGTTCCGCGCCGCCGTCGCCGCCGTCCAGGCGCGCATGGACCGGGCCTTGGCGCAGGACAGCCTGTCGGCCGGAGACCGTGGCATCGTCGCGGCACTCAGGGATATCGCCGCCGATGACAGCCTGACCGGCGAGGCCGAGAAGGCGATCAAGGGCGGCAACGACGCGGTCTCGGCCGTCATCACCGCCGCGTCCGCCATCGCGGCCGATTTCAGCGCCGTCGACGATCATTATCTGAATGCGCGCGCTGACGACGTTCATGCCGTCGGGCGGCAGATCTGTCTCGTCCTGCTTGGGCAGGACGACGTCAGCCTCGAAAACATTCCGCAGGGGGCCATCCTGATCGCCGACGACATCGGCGCCTGGGATCTGGCGCGCGCGCCGCTGAAACGCATAGGCGGGGTGATTTGCGGCCATGGAGGCGCCACCTCGCACATCGCCATCATTGCCCGCTCGCATGGCATTCCGGCGGTGCTGGGCCTCGGCGACCAGATCAATGCCTTGCGCACGGCGCACGACGTGGCGCTCGACGGCAACACGGGCCATGTGATCATCGACCCCGACGAGGCGACGCGTGCCGATTTCGCCGGCCGTGTCAAAGCGGCGGCGAGCGAGCTTGCCGGCCTGACCGCCTTCAAGACGGTGACGCCGAAGCGCGCCGACGGCAGGGTCATCGAGGTCGCGGCCAATATCGGTTCGCTCGAGGAAATCGAAGCAGCGCAGGAGGCCGGAGCCATGGGCGTCGGCCTGTTCCGCACCGAGCTTCTGTTCATGCGCCACATGCACCTGCCCTCCGAGGACATGCAGGCCGAGACCTATGCGGCGCTGGCCAAGGCCTTCGAGCCCTATCCGGTCATCGTGCGCACGCTCGACATCGGCGGCGACAAGCCGATCGCCGGCATCGAGTTCCCCGACGAGGAAAACCCCTTTCTCGGCTGGCGCGGCATCCGCATGTGCCTCGACCGGCCCGACATCTTCAAGCGTCAGCTCAGGGCGCTGCTCAGGGCGGCCGTGCATGGCAACATCAAGGTGATGCTGCCGATGGTGTCCGATATTTCCGAAGTCACGCGCACCCGCGCACTGGTTGATGAATGCGCCGCCGAACTCAAGGCCGAAGGCGTGCCGCATGCGACGTTCGATCTCGGCGTGATGATCGAGACCCCGGCCGCGGTGCTGATCGCCCCGGCGCTGGCCAAGGAAGTGGCCTTCTTCTCGATCGGCACCAACGACCTGACCCAGTACATCATGGCCGCCGACCGGCTGAACCCGACCGTGGCCAAGCTCAACGACGTCACCAATCCGGCGGTCATGTCGGCGATCGAGCTGACGGCAAAAGCCGGCGTCGCCGCAGGCATCATGGTTGGCATGTGCGGCGAAGCGGCCGGGCGACCGGACCTGATCCCGGCCTTCGTGAAGATGGGGCTGACCGAGCTTTCGATGAGCCCGGCCTCGATCCAGCGCGCCAAGAAAACGATCACGGCCATGATAGCCGGGGAATAG
- the srlA gene encoding PTS glucitol/sorbitol transporter subunit IIC, whose amino-acid sequence MSVFSLLAQHADMAVHNLHVAGAMVSDAALHGKLAVEHASDHLVVLAQADSGPITVDQFKEKLKDVQQEEQLGWLTAIGKYFIGIFQKGGEVFAGFVTGIIPTLVVLMTAFYAVTELVGEERVHGLARGAGRIALTRYTLLPLLAVFFLTNPMAYTFGSFLEEKHKPAFYDAAVSYVHPPLGLFPHINPGEYFVWGGILVALLELEKKGVVVAGYHVKVAIWYAIVGLVVILLKGMLTERITTIMARRQGVEL is encoded by the coding sequence ATGTCTGTATTTTCGTTGTTGGCGCAGCATGCCGACATGGCCGTGCACAATCTGCATGTCGCAGGTGCGATGGTCTCGGATGCTGCATTGCATGGCAAGCTCGCCGTCGAGCATGCTTCCGATCATCTCGTTGTCCTTGCGCAAGCAGACAGCGGGCCCATCACCGTCGACCAGTTCAAGGAAAAGCTGAAGGACGTCCAGCAGGAAGAGCAGCTCGGCTGGCTGACCGCCATCGGCAAGTACTTCATCGGCATCTTCCAGAAGGGCGGCGAAGTGTTCGCCGGCTTCGTCACCGGCATTATTCCGACGCTGGTGGTGCTGATGACCGCCTTCTACGCCGTCACCGAACTGGTCGGCGAGGAGCGCGTGCATGGCCTGGCGCGTGGCGCCGGCAGGATTGCCTTGACCCGCTATACGCTGCTGCCGCTGCTGGCGGTGTTCTTCCTCACCAATCCGATGGCCTATACGTTCGGATCGTTCCTGGAAGAAAAGCACAAGCCGGCTTTCTATGACGCGGCCGTGTCCTACGTGCATCCGCCGCTTGGCCTGTTCCCGCACATCAATCCCGGCGAATATTTCGTCTGGGGCGGCATTCTCGTGGCTCTGCTCGAGCTTGAGAAGAAGGGCGTCGTCGTCGCCGGTTACCACGTCAAGGTGGCGATCTGGTACGCTATTGTCGGCCTCGTCGTCATCCTGCTCAAGGGCATGCTGACCGAGCGCATCACCACCATCATGGCACGCCGCCAGGGCGTCGAGCTGTAA